The Panulirus ornatus isolate Po-2019 chromosome 5, ASM3632096v1, whole genome shotgun sequence genome includes a window with the following:
- the LOC139748511 gene encoding uncharacterized protein yields MEVTNLDPKSDEGAVSSHEENEELSDTIQKEETPTQDNKVENLTPTSEGLEVVLFLPDGNQYSSHQQVQTQCPTSIAITSSMLQMPPCTTPPIESKKKVLEAANEGVPTVRNIIQKFNQRITENQELLGSPFRSPPNSPPWQSPRTQRKILAGLMAIHDKENTDISQSDVMPTLSLSPHSLNLDTNSGVLKSLSASVIVSNSEVPQQVQRSASGPLVQDKSSTNNGHATTSTGLLSPQMTKFKDPVSDVWSVSPPVTPAVSPVPTDADTSCDMDLSVEDTGHLLHDRMTASPQPESRSPTSHLRALRIRKAKEEFLARGAAPLTTEQRFSGCHDSVKLRHRSGTTSTEDSWRESDEICAGGSSHLPSPTPTEESAQDREEILYKPPRVTSRRRNIPKKESFRRQSAGCLLEESASQLLSSQVIKSSSSGVLGSGKRHSRYSVESESPDRRKASVDPSVDSSKSSLGIFKLFRRSKNKDKKDMPSVQRLCRQSLLVDFANGKGRTKSASPQPYLDSQLHALPEVDGEDAPETARSSTTLPRGGSGETVPPAPSRSCPSSPVARHRSRTANWLARGRQIFKSRSPSPGKKPR; encoded by the coding sequence ATGGAAGTAACAAACCTGGATCCTAAGTCAGATGAAGGAGCTGTGtcatcacatgaagaaaatgaagaacttTCAGATACTATTCAAAAAGAAGAAACTCCCACTCAAGACAATAAAGTAGAAAACCTGACTCCTACCTCAGAAGGTTTGGAGGTCGTATTGTTCCTGCCAGATGGTAATCAGTATTCATCCCACCAACAGGTTCAGACACAGTGTCCTACCAGCATAGCCATCACTTCTTCAATGCTTCAAATGCCACCTTGCACAACTCCACCCATAGAATCTAAAAAGAAAGTCCTGGAGGCTGCAAATGAAGGTGTTCCTACAGTAAGGAATATAATCCAAAAGTTTAATCAGCGCATCACAGAAAATCAAGAGTTGCTTGGCAGTCCATTTCGATCACCACCCAACAGCCCTCCGTGGCAGTCTCCACGAACACAAAGAAAAATCTTAGCAGGCCTGATGGCTATCCATGATAAAGAAAATACTGACATCTCCCAAAGTGATGTTATGCCcactctctcactatcaccccaTTCTTTGAATCTTGACACCAACAGTGGTGTTCTTAAATCATTGAGTGCTTCAGTCATCGTTTCTAATTCTGAGGTTCCTCAGCAAGTGCAGCGATCTGCAAGTGGTCCCCTTGTCCAGGATAAGTCCAGCACAAACAATGGTCATGCCACAACCTCCACAGGACTTCTCTCGCCGCAGATGACTAAATTCAAGGACCCTGTTTCAGATGTTTGGAGTGTCTCGCCACCTGTCACCCCTGCTGTTAGTCCTGTGCCCACAGATGCTGACACTTCTTGTGATATGGACTTATCAGTAGAGGACACTGGACATCTCCTACATGATCGGATGACAGCATCACCTCAGCCTGAAAGCAGAAGCCCCACATCTCACCTTCGTGCACTCAGAATCAGAAAAGCCAAGGAGGAATTTCTTGCCCGTGGAGCTGCACCATTAACTACAGAACAGAGATTCAGTGGTTGTCATGACTCTGTAAAACTGAGACACAGAAGTGGCACTACAAGCACAGAAGATAGTTGGCGAGAATCAGATGAAATCTGTGCTGGTGGTTCATCACATCTTCCTTCACCAACTCCAACAGAAGAAAGTGCTCAAGATAGAGAGGAGATTCTGTACAAACCACCAAGAGTCACTTCTAGACGACGTAACATTCCAAAAAAAGAGTCATTCCGGAGGCAGAGTGCTGGCTGCTTGCTGGAAGAATCTGCTTCGCAATTACTTTCATCACAGGTTATAAAGTCTTCTTCATCTGGAGTATTAGGAAGTGGCAAGAGACATTCACGGTATTCAGTTGAATCAGAATCTCCAGATCGAAGAAAGGCATCTGTCGACCCATCTGTTGACTCAAGCAAATCTTCACTTGGAATATTTAAATTGTTTCGCCGCAGTAAAAATAAAGACAAGAAAGATATGCCCTCAGTACAGAGATTATGTCGACAGAGTTTGTTGGTAGATTTTGCCAATGGGAAAGGTCGCACAAAAAGTGCTTCTCCTCAGCCATACCTTGATTCCCAGCTTCATGCTTTGCCTGAAGTAGATGGTGAAGATGCTCCGGAGACTGCACGTTCCTCTACGACTCTTCCACGGGGA